The Epinephelus lanceolatus isolate andai-2023 chromosome 8, ASM4190304v1, whole genome shotgun sequence genome includes a window with the following:
- the LOC117258727 gene encoding protein-glutamine gamma-glutamyltransferase 5-like: MLIGAAGGWSMLVIPSVTCNSCCQTMDYMQKTTHSSCGPDSSHCQLKLVNFEAHDNHISHETQGLSQKHLVVRRGKPFKVTLLFRGSWNPRTESLVLEVWLGDLSERIPVQFSKEGSDPKRWSAKIHPSEVHPKSVTIHICSPVQSSVAVYHLFIHIETIQTRQSYKMGAFVLLCNPWLKDDPVYMPLDAQIQEYIKSDYGLVYMGTYLNISRRPWSFGQYEPGVLDACLTLLQVSPQHLKDKNKDYILRSNPVYLSRVICAMVNCNDDLGILEGKWHGSYKGGVKPTEWSGSADILHHWVSSNCSPVRYGQCWVFASVLCTVMRVLGIPSRVVTAFNSAHDSNGNLKIEEYYSSQGEKLSLSKDSIWNFHVWVECWMRRPDLGAGFDGWQVVDPTPQEKSAGIFCCGPCPVVAIQRCCLGALYDTSFVYASVDADVIRLIVRDGLVVGRKVDTEWVGKLIYTKSIGSDTPQDLTQTYKPKRRGQPVDTVRHSAWRGGQLAANVTVNKQSGFMSHTAQQSTRVLLGAPMCTSTQSALHSTPAVGGAGGTSPTLEVSLNMDGVPSVGENITMCVTVTNQSSSPRILMEHLNAQVKEYNSNPQESFWKTHKEVRIQPGEVVMLHHTIPPSEYESVLVGDDIVNVAVVIKDMITKERVLALQEFNIKPPQITIEIEGGDSIQMTKEHTAQVSFINTFTKSLRGAMLTVEGSGLLQGKHEARLVLLQSGEKIEKTVSIMATSPGTKLLMATFSHSQSPSIVSRSFHKVSVATA; encoded by the exons ATGCTTATCGGTGCTGCGGGAGGGTGGAGCATGTTAGTAATTCCTTCAGTCACCTGTAACTCCTGCTGTCAGACCATGGACTACATGCAGAAGACAACACACAGCAGCTGTG GCCCTGACAGTAGCCACTGCCAACTAAAGTTGGTCAACTTCGAAGCTCATGACAACCACATTTCCCATGAGACACAGGGGCTCAGCCAAAAGCACCTGGTGGTGCGACGAGGGAAACCATTCAAAGTTACTCTGCTGTTTCGTGGCTCGTGGAATCCTCGCACAGAGAGCCTGGTCCTGGAGGTCTGGCTAG GTGATCTGTCAGAGAGGATCCCAGTTCAGTTCTCTAAAGAGGGATCTGACCCCAAACGCTGGTCAGCCAAAATCCACCCAAGCGAAGTGCATCCTAAGTCAGTCACCATCCACATCTGCTCCCCCGTTCAGTCCTCAGTGGCTGTCTATCACCTCTTCATCCACATAGAGACCATACAGACCAGACAGAGCTATAAGATGGGAGCATTTGTGCTTCTCTGCAACCCTTGGCTGAAAG ATGATCCAGTTTACATGCCACTGGATGCCCAAATACAAGAGTATATCAAGAGTGATTACGGGCTGGTGTACATGGGCACCTATCTAAACATATCTAGGCGGCCCTGGTCGTTTGGTCAG TATGAGCCTGGGGTCCTCGACGCATGTCTGACACTCCTGCAGGTCAGCCCACAGCATCTCaaggacaaaaacaaagactACATTCTGCGATCAAACCCTGTCTACCTCAGCAGGGTGATCTGTGCTATG GTGAACTGTAACGATGACCTAGGTATCCTGGAGGGGAAGTGGCACGGCAGCTATAAAGGTGGTGTCAAGCCTACAGAGTGGAGCGGCAGCGCTGACATCCTTCACCACTGGGTCTCGTCCAACTGCAGCCCCGTGCGCTACGGACAGTGCTGGGTCTTTGCATCTGTCCTCTGCACAG TGATGAGAGTGCTGGGGATTCCCTCCAGGGTGGTGACAGCTTTTAACTCAGCCCATGACAGCAATGGCAACCTGAAAATTGAAGAATATTACTCGAGCCAAGGGGAAAAGCTCAGCCTGTCAAAGGACAGCATTTG GAACTTCCATGTGTGGGTGGAGTGCTGGATGAGGAGACCAGACCTTGGTGCAGGCTTTGATGGCTGGCAGGTAGTGGACCCAACCCCCCAGGAGAAGAGCGCAG GGATATTCTGCTGTGGCCCTTGCCCGGTAGTCGCCATCCAGCGATGTTGCCTTGGCGCCCTTTATGACACGTCTTTTGTCTATGCCTCTGTTGATGCTGACGTCATACGGCTGATCGTGCGTGACGGACTCGTGGTGGGGAGGAAGGTGGACACTGAGTGGGTGGGAAAGCTGATCTACACCAAGAGCATCGGCTCAGACACACCACAGGATCTGACACAGACTTATAAGCCCAAGAGAA GGGGGCAGCCAGTAGACACTGTCAGACACTCAGCATGGAGAG GGGGTCAACTTGCAGCCAATGTGACAGTGAACAAGCAGAGTG GGTTTATGTCACATACTGCTCAGCAGTCCACGCGAGTGTTACTTGGAGCAC CAATGTGTACTTCCACACAGTCTGCCTTGCACTCTACTCCAGCAGTGGGTGGAGCAG GAGGAACGTCACCCACTCTGGAGGTGTCCCTAAATATGGATGGGGTGCCATCTGTGGGTGAGAACATCACCATGTGTGTGACGGTCACAAACCAGTCGAGCAGCCCCAGGATCCTGATGGAACACCTCAATGCTCAGGTGAAGGAGTACAACAGCAACCCACAGGAGAGCTtctggaaaacacacaaagaagtgCGCATACAGCCGGGTGAAG TTGTGATGCTGCACCACACTATCCCTCCCTCTGAGTACGAGTCGGTCCTGGTAGGTGATGACATTGTGAACGTGGCAGTGGTGATAAAGGACATGATAACCAAAGAAAGGGTCCTGGCTTTGCAGGAGTTCAACATAAAACCACCACAGATAACCATAGAG ATTGAAGGAGGGGACAGCATCCAGATGACGAAGGAGCACACAGCTCAGGTGTCCTTCATCAACACATTTACCAAATCTCTGAGAGGAGCTATGCTGACTGTTGAGGGATCTGGATTGTTACAGGGCAAACACGAAGCCAG